The Antarcticibacterium sp. 1MA-6-2 genome has a window encoding:
- the lepA gene encoding translation elongation factor 4: MKNIRNFCIIAHIDHGKSTLADRLLDFTGSVTEREKQEQLLDSMDLERERGITIKSHAIQMDYTYKGEQYILNLIDTPGHVDFSYEVSRSIAACEGALLVVDAAQSIQAQTISNLYLALENDLHIIPVLNKVDLPSANPEVVKDDIVDLLGCDYEEIIPASAKTGLGIEEILAAIIENIPPPTGKVDAPLRALVFDSVYNPFRGVETYFRVINGSIKKGQNIKFVATDKDYFADEVGTLRLKQFPRQEIKTGDVGYLIIGIKDAREVKVGDTITDAKNPTTEAVAGFEDVKPMVFAGIYPVDTEDYEDLRSSMEKLQLNDASLVFTPESSAALGFGFRCGFLGMLHLEIIQERLEREFDMTVITTVPNVSYHAYTHKNPSEAILVNNPSDLPEPSRLERVEEPFIKASIITKSDFVGSVMSLCIEKRGQITNQTYLTPERVELNFDMPLAEIVFDFYDRLKTVSKGYASFDYSPIGMRASKLVKVDVLLNASVVDALSALLHVDNAYDIGKKMCEKLKELIPRQQFDIPIQAAIGAKIIARETVKALRKDVTAKCYGGDISRKRKLLEKQKKGKKRMRQVGNVEIPQEAFMAVLKLND; this comes from the coding sequence ATGAAGAACATACGTAACTTTTGTATAATCGCTCACATTGACCACGGAAAAAGTACTCTTGCCGATAGGCTTTTAGACTTTACAGGCTCAGTGACTGAACGTGAGAAACAGGAACAGTTACTGGACAGTATGGACCTTGAGCGGGAACGTGGAATTACAATAAAAAGCCACGCAATCCAGATGGATTACACTTACAAAGGTGAACAATACATATTAAATCTTATTGATACTCCCGGCCACGTGGATTTCTCATACGAAGTTTCACGATCTATTGCTGCCTGTGAGGGAGCTTTATTGGTTGTAGATGCCGCCCAAAGTATACAGGCCCAAACGATTTCAAACCTATACCTGGCACTGGAAAATGATCTTCATATTATCCCTGTGCTAAATAAAGTAGACCTTCCAAGTGCGAATCCAGAAGTTGTAAAGGATGACATAGTAGATCTCTTGGGTTGTGATTACGAAGAAATAATTCCTGCCAGTGCAAAAACAGGATTAGGAATTGAGGAAATTTTAGCCGCTATTATAGAAAATATTCCACCTCCAACAGGAAAAGTAGATGCTCCATTAAGGGCCCTGGTATTTGATTCAGTTTATAATCCTTTTAGAGGAGTTGAAACTTATTTTAGAGTGATCAACGGTTCTATTAAAAAAGGCCAGAATATTAAATTTGTTGCTACAGATAAAGATTATTTTGCAGATGAAGTAGGAACTTTAAGACTTAAACAATTCCCCAGGCAGGAAATTAAAACCGGAGATGTAGGATATCTTATAATAGGTATAAAAGATGCCCGGGAAGTAAAAGTTGGTGATACAATTACAGATGCCAAAAATCCAACTACAGAAGCAGTGGCAGGTTTTGAAGATGTAAAACCCATGGTATTTGCAGGGATTTATCCAGTAGATACTGAAGATTATGAGGATCTAAGGTCTTCTATGGAAAAACTTCAGCTTAACGATGCTTCGCTGGTATTCACTCCGGAAAGTTCCGCAGCTCTTGGATTTGGTTTCCGTTGTGGATTCCTTGGAATGTTGCACCTGGAGATTATTCAGGAAAGGCTGGAGAGGGAATTTGATATGACTGTTATTACAACAGTACCAAACGTTTCCTATCACGCTTACACCCATAAAAATCCTTCAGAAGCAATTCTCGTGAACAATCCGTCGGACTTACCAGAGCCTTCACGTTTAGAAAGAGTTGAAGAACCTTTTATAAAAGCAAGTATTATTACAAAATCAGACTTTGTGGGTTCTGTGATGTCTCTGTGTATTGAAAAACGCGGACAGATCACCAATCAAACATATCTTACTCCTGAAAGAGTTGAACTCAATTTTGATATGCCGTTAGCTGAAATCGTTTTTGATTTCTATGACAGGCTAAAAACGGTCTCTAAAGGCTATGCCTCTTTTGACTACTCCCCTATTGGAATGCGTGCATCAAAACTGGTTAAAGTTGATGTTCTACTGAATGCCAGCGTCGTAGATGCCCTCTCTGCCCTGCTTCACGTTGACAATGCTTATGATATTGGAAAGAAAATGTGTGAGAAGCTGAAGGAATTGATACCAAGACAACAATTTGATATTCCAATCCAGGCAGCTATTGGAGCAAAAATAATCGCGAGGGAAACTGTAAAAGCCTTACGTAAAGACGTTACTGCAAAATGTTATGGAGGAGATATCTCGCGTAAGAGAAAGCTTCTTGAAAAGCAGAAAAAAGGTAAGAAGCGTATGCGACAGGTTGGAAACGTAGAAATCCCACAGGAAGCATTTATGGCTGTATTAAAGCTTAATGATTAA
- a CDS encoding sodium:proton antiporter, protein MLELAGLVILGILAQWMAWKLKIPAILPLILIGLFVGPVSTLLSQDGTKWLEPIWNGEEGLFPGESLFYFVSLAIAVVLFEGGLTLRKKDVSTVGPVIVKLITVAVIITFIGAGLSAHFIFNLTWQISFLFAALVIVTGPTVIAPILRNIPLKKDISSILRWEGILIDPIGALVAVLVYEFIRIEDGQEYTMRALIEFGKIVLFGFTFGFAFAHALVYAIKKNFIPHYLLNVFTLAVVIGVFVLADTFAHESGLLAVVVMGMVMGNINLPNLKELLYFKESLSILLVSILFILLAANIQMEEMLLVFNQKALFLFAMVVFVLRPFGVFLSSIKSGLNYREKLFISWVGPRGIVAAGIASLFGLKLARQGVPGAEYITPLVFMIVLGTVLLNATTARLVAKLLGVFLKDSKGILIIGASSVSRLIAKFLQDNNRHVVLVDSNPDNIRRSKELGLEALEESVYSDDLFNNIELNDVGYLMAITGNSDINKTGIAKFSKQFGERGSYRIISTDEMNDPETNPAEGLFSHTDDFIKLTEVARKYPAIHELVLNSRSHYEGLIEISKTDPDIIPLFVKTSTGELEIIPSHSSEVDISEGYHLVYLGKKIQKEQEQEDLNYEEALEPEKQEKR, encoded by the coding sequence ATGTTAGAGCTAGCAGGTTTAGTTATTCTTGGAATACTGGCGCAATGGATGGCATGGAAATTAAAAATTCCTGCGATCTTGCCTCTCATCCTAATTGGGCTCTTTGTAGGTCCTGTTTCAACTTTACTTTCTCAAGATGGTACAAAGTGGCTTGAACCAATATGGAACGGGGAGGAGGGATTATTTCCCGGGGAAAGTCTTTTCTATTTTGTCTCACTTGCAATTGCGGTTGTACTGTTTGAGGGTGGGTTAACTCTAAGAAAGAAGGATGTCTCCACAGTAGGCCCCGTCATTGTAAAATTAATTACTGTTGCTGTAATTATTACCTTTATTGGTGCGGGATTATCTGCGCACTTTATCTTTAATTTAACCTGGCAAATCTCTTTTTTATTTGCAGCCCTGGTCATAGTTACTGGCCCCACAGTTATTGCCCCAATCCTAAGGAATATTCCTTTAAAAAAAGATATTTCTTCTATCCTTAGATGGGAAGGAATTCTAATTGATCCTATTGGAGCCCTGGTTGCAGTTTTGGTCTATGAATTTATAAGGATTGAGGATGGACAGGAATACACAATGCGGGCCCTTATAGAATTTGGAAAGATTGTTTTATTTGGATTCACCTTCGGTTTTGCTTTTGCACATGCACTGGTTTATGCAATCAAGAAAAATTTTATACCGCATTACCTTCTAAACGTTTTCACCTTAGCGGTGGTAATTGGAGTGTTTGTACTGGCTGATACTTTCGCACACGAGAGCGGCCTTTTAGCCGTGGTGGTTATGGGAATGGTCATGGGGAATATCAACCTTCCAAATTTAAAAGAGCTGCTATATTTCAAAGAATCGCTGAGCATTTTGCTGGTCTCTATTCTGTTTATCCTCCTTGCTGCCAATATTCAAATGGAGGAAATGCTGCTGGTTTTTAATCAAAAGGCATTATTCTTATTTGCAATGGTGGTATTCGTCCTGAGGCCTTTTGGGGTTTTTCTTAGTTCCATAAAATCAGGACTCAATTACAGGGAGAAATTGTTTATAAGTTGGGTTGGACCCCGGGGGATTGTAGCTGCAGGTATTGCATCTCTTTTTGGCTTAAAATTGGCAAGACAGGGTGTCCCGGGAGCCGAATATATCACACCCCTGGTATTTATGATCGTACTGGGCACAGTATTATTAAATGCCACCACAGCAAGGCTTGTAGCAAAATTATTAGGTGTTTTTCTTAAGGATTCTAAAGGTATTTTGATAATTGGAGCATCTTCGGTTTCAAGATTAATAGCAAAATTCCTGCAGGATAATAATAGGCATGTGGTGCTGGTGGATAGTAACCCTGATAATATTAGACGTTCCAAAGAATTAGGGCTCGAAGCCCTTGAAGAGAGTGTTTATTCTGATGATCTTTTCAACAATATCGAGTTAAATGATGTGGGATACCTAATGGCTATAACAGGAAACAGCGATATCAACAAAACCGGAATAGCTAAATTTTCGAAACAATTTGGGGAAAGAGGCTCTTATCGCATTATTTCTACTGATGAAATGAATGACCCTGAAACCAATCCTGCGGAAGGTTTATTTTCCCATACAGATGATTTTATTAAACTAACAGAGGTAGCCAGAAAATATCCTGCTATTCATGAGTTGGTTTTAAACAGCAGGTCACACTACGAGGGACTTATAGAAATTTCGAAGACAGATCCCGATATTATTCCTTTGTTTGTAAAAACAAGTACAGGAGAACTGGAAATCATACCTTCCCATAGTTCTGAAGTTGATATTAGTGAAGGTTATCACCTGGTCTACCTGGGTAAAAAAATTCAAAAGGAGCAAGAGCAGGAGGATTTGAATTATGAAGAAGCGCTAGAACCTGAAAAACAGGAAAAAAGGTAG
- a CDS encoding cation:proton antiporter translates to MNEFLEILHHEFELPLSNPVLVFSIILLIILVSPILFRKINIPGIIVLIISGIIIGPFGVGLLEQNSAIDLFSKIGLLYIMFIVSLELDMNQFKVNRNKSFAFGFFTFALPLLIGFPVCFYLLGYDFNASFLTASMFATHTLISYPIVSKMGVSKNEAVAITVGGTILTDTAVLIILAVILGNAQEGGLTSDFWIRLIISLTIFCAIMFYLVPKIARWFFTKMEKEKHSHYIFVLTVVFLSAFLAELAGVEDIIGAFLAGLALNRLIPHTSALMNRIEFMGNSLFIPFFLISVGMLVDVRVIFSGYMAIVVALTLSIVAISGKWLAAFLTQQVYKYSASQRRVIFGLSSGHAAATLAVIIVGFNADVIDVNILNGTIILILITSIVATLATENAAKIMVVESREVDPEEIKKSESFKMESILLPLANITNLEKLLEFAVLIKDKSSENPVSILSVVPNDEQAELNIAQAKTKLEDFVKQASATETSVDVTATIDHDVASGISRKSKELIADLIVMGWPTSSGKGEVIGEKMAAIIDQTLKTVFLCESGKPWATHTKLIIAVPAHSEKMEGFELWVKKVIKIAEELSVPILVYCTNKTQRAIENLITKLNLRAPFDFNEFNNLEDFLIIAKDLEPENIIMFITARKGSVAYDPILEKIPVKLEQHFPDNTKIMVFPQ, encoded by the coding sequence ATGAATGAATTCCTTGAAATTCTCCACCACGAATTTGAATTGCCTTTAAGCAATCCCGTACTGGTCTTCTCAATTATCCTTCTGATAATCCTTGTATCTCCTATACTTTTTAGGAAAATTAATATTCCGGGGATTATTGTTTTAATTATCTCCGGTATAATAATAGGACCTTTTGGAGTGGGCCTCCTGGAACAAAATTCTGCAATAGATCTTTTTTCAAAAATTGGTCTGTTATACATCATGTTTATTGTTAGTCTTGAACTGGATATGAACCAGTTCAAGGTTAACCGAAATAAAAGTTTTGCATTTGGGTTTTTCACCTTTGCGTTACCTTTATTAATTGGATTTCCGGTATGTTTTTACCTGTTAGGCTATGACTTCAACGCCAGCTTCTTAACTGCAAGTATGTTTGCTACCCACACCCTAATATCCTATCCTATAGTGAGTAAAATGGGGGTATCTAAAAATGAAGCCGTGGCAATAACAGTTGGAGGAACTATCCTTACTGATACTGCTGTGTTAATTATTTTGGCGGTGATCCTGGGAAATGCCCAGGAGGGCGGTTTAACATCAGATTTTTGGATCCGGCTGATAATTTCCCTTACAATATTTTGTGCCATAATGTTCTACCTGGTGCCAAAGATTGCCCGATGGTTCTTTACTAAAATGGAAAAGGAAAAGCATTCTCACTATATTTTTGTGCTTACAGTAGTTTTTCTTTCAGCTTTCCTTGCAGAGCTTGCGGGTGTGGAGGACATTATAGGTGCCTTTCTTGCGGGACTTGCCTTGAACAGGCTAATACCTCATACTTCCGCATTAATGAACCGAATAGAATTTATGGGCAATTCTTTGTTCATTCCCTTCTTTCTTATAAGTGTAGGTATGTTGGTGGATGTAAGAGTGATCTTTAGTGGTTATATGGCCATTGTTGTTGCTCTAACCTTATCTATAGTAGCAATTTCTGGTAAATGGCTTGCTGCTTTTTTAACCCAGCAGGTTTATAAATATTCAGCTTCACAAAGAAGAGTGATCTTTGGATTAAGCAGTGGACATGCGGCGGCTACTTTGGCCGTTATTATTGTTGGATTTAACGCTGATGTTATTGATGTAAATATCCTTAATGGAACAATCATACTTATTCTTATTACCTCCATAGTTGCAACTTTGGCTACTGAAAATGCTGCGAAAATAATGGTTGTGGAATCCAGGGAAGTAGATCCTGAAGAAATAAAAAAATCAGAAAGTTTTAAGATGGAAAGTATTTTGCTTCCTTTAGCAAACATTACTAATCTTGAAAAACTTCTTGAATTTGCTGTTCTTATTAAGGATAAAAGTTCTGAAAATCCTGTGTCTATTCTTTCAGTGGTTCCCAATGATGAACAGGCCGAACTTAATATAGCCCAGGCTAAGACGAAACTGGAGGATTTTGTTAAACAGGCATCTGCCACAGAAACTTCAGTAGATGTAACTGCCACAATTGATCACGACGTCGCCAGTGGAATATCCCGAAAATCGAAAGAGTTAATTGCAGATCTTATAGTAATGGGATGGCCAACAAGTTCAGGTAAAGGTGAGGTTATTGGTGAGAAGATGGCGGCCATTATTGACCAGACTTTAAAGACAGTTTTTCTTTGTGAAAGCGGAAAACCCTGGGCTACCCACACCAAATTAATTATTGCAGTACCCGCTCATTCAGAAAAGATGGAAGGTTTTGAACTATGGGTGAAAAAAGTTATAAAAATAGCTGAAGAGCTGAGTGTTCCAATCCTGGTATATTGTACCAATAAAACTCAAAGGGCAATTGAAAATTTAATAACTAAATTAAATCTTCGTGCACCCTTTGATTTTAACGAATTTAATAACCTGGAAGATTTTCTAATTATTGCAAAAGACCTGGAGCCAGAGAATATTATTATGTTCATAACTGCGAGAAAAGGAAGCGTTGCTTATGATCCAATTCTTGAAAAAATTCCTGTAAAACTGGAACAGCATTTCCCCGATAACACCAAAATAATGGTTTTTCCACAGTAG